A window of the Oscillospiraceae bacterium genome harbors these coding sequences:
- the sufC gene encoding Fe-S cluster assembly ATPase SufC: MAANLLEVSDLHASVDDNQILKGLNLKVAPGETHVIMGPNGAGKSTLGNVILGNPQYHVDSGSIFFEGDEITKEPTDARARRGIFISFQSPEEVPGVTLEDFLRVSKSAITGKPLKVFAFQKELKKTMEALNMDASYARRDLNVGFSGGEKKKAEILQMLMLKPKLAILDETDSGLDVDAVKIVSEGIRRYKNENNSLLIITHNAKILEDLTIDYAHVLVDGRIIRTGGPELVDEIESEGFRHIEEEGAAQ, translated from the coding sequence ATGGCAGCAAATTTACTGGAAGTCAGCGACCTGCACGCAAGTGTAGACGACAATCAAATATTAAAAGGCCTGAATTTAAAAGTCGCCCCCGGCGAGACCCATGTCATTATGGGACCAAACGGCGCGGGCAAGTCTACTTTGGGCAATGTTATCCTGGGCAATCCGCAGTACCATGTGGATTCCGGCTCTATTTTCTTTGAGGGCGACGAGATTACCAAGGAACCAACCGATGCGCGTGCTCGCCGCGGTATTTTTATCTCTTTCCAGAGTCCGGAAGAAGTCCCCGGCGTTACCCTGGAGGATTTTCTGCGTGTCAGCAAGTCGGCCATTACCGGCAAGCCGCTGAAAGTCTTTGCTTTTCAGAAAGAGCTGAAAAAAACAATGGAGGCGCTGAATATGGACGCCTCTTATGCACGGCGTGACTTAAATGTCGGCTTTTCCGGCGGCGAAAAGAAAAAGGCAGAAATCCTGCAGATGCTGATGCTCAAGCCAAAGCTTGCCATTTTGGACGAGACCGACTCTGGCTTGGATGTGGATGCGGTTAAAATTGTATCCGAGGGCATTCGCCGCTACAAAAATGAAAACAATTCTCTGCTAATTATTACTCATAATGCAAAGATCCTAGAGGACTTGACCATTGACTATGCCCATGTCTTAGTCGATGGCAGAATCATCCGCACCGGCGGCCCCGAGCTGGTAGATGAAATCGAGAGTGAGGGCTTCCGCCATATTGAGGAAGAGGGTGCCGCCCAATGA
- the sufB gene encoding Fe-S cluster assembly protein SufB, which translates to MSSPVKKEQLQEVDRSLYDFKDAVHPSYETDAGLTPEIVEQISREKGDPAWMRDFRLKSLEIYNKLSVPDWGPPLDGLNMKDIVTYVRPDTPMRGKWSEVPKDIKNTFERLGIPEAERKSLAGVGAQYDSEVVYHNVRKEVAEQGVVYTDMESALKGDYADMVRDRFMKLVPPTDHKFAALHGAVWSGGSFVYVPPKVSVEIPLQSYFRLNAPGAGQFEHTLIIVDKGAYLHFIEGCSAPKYNIANLHAGCVELYVAEGARLRYSTIENWSKNMYNLNTKRALVEKDGIMEWVSGSFGSHTSYLYPMTILKGENSRMEFTGITFAGQGQQLDTGAKVVHAAPHTSSHINTKSISKDGGECTYRSAVTIQKNAVESKSSVSCESLMLDSRSRSDTIPAMDIRNDDSDVGHEAKIGRISDDAVFYLMSRGISEEDARAMIVSGFAEPIAKELPVEYAVEMNNLIKLEMDNKL; encoded by the coding sequence ATGAGCAGCCCGGTAAAAAAAGAACAGCTGCAGGAGGTAGACCGCAGCCTGTATGACTTTAAAGATGCGGTGCATCCTTCTTATGAAACGGACGCCGGCCTTACCCCCGAAATTGTGGAGCAGATCAGCCGCGAAAAAGGGGACCCCGCGTGGATGCGCGACTTTCGCCTGAAATCCCTGGAAATTTACAATAAACTTTCTGTGCCCGACTGGGGCCCGCCGCTTGATGGGCTGAACATGAAAGATATTGTTACCTATGTGCGCCCGGATACGCCTATGCGCGGCAAGTGGAGCGAAGTGCCCAAAGACATTAAAAATACTTTCGAGCGTCTGGGTATTCCAGAGGCTGAGCGCAAGTCGCTGGCCGGTGTCGGTGCACAGTACGACTCTGAAGTGGTTTATCACAATGTGCGTAAAGAAGTGGCCGAGCAGGGTGTGGTTTATACCGATATGGAAAGTGCGCTGAAAGGCGACTATGCCGATATGGTGCGTGACCGCTTTATGAAACTGGTGCCGCCCACCGACCACAAGTTTGCGGCGCTGCACGGCGCGGTCTGGTCCGGCGGTTCGTTTGTGTATGTTCCGCCGAAGGTTTCTGTTGAAATTCCGCTGCAGTCTTATTTCCGGCTGAATGCACCGGGTGCCGGGCAGTTTGAGCATACACTGATTATCGTGGACAAGGGCGCTTACCTGCACTTTATCGAGGGCTGTTCTGCCCCAAAGTACAATATCGCCAACCTGCACGCCGGCTGTGTGGAGCTGTATGTAGCAGAGGGCGCACGCCTGCGCTACTCCACTATAGAAAACTGGTCAAAGAATATGTATAACCTCAACACCAAACGTGCTTTAGTTGAAAAAGACGGCATTATGGAGTGGGTTTCCGGTTCGTTTGGTTCCCATACTTCTTATTTGTACCCCATGACTATTTTAAAGGGCGAAAATTCGCGTATGGAATTTACCGGTATTACATTTGCCGGCCAGGGCCAGCAGCTCGATACCGGCGCAAAAGTAGTTCATGCTGCGCCGCACACCAGCTCGCATATCAACACCAAGTCGATTTCCAAAGACGGCGGCGAGTGCACTTACCGCAGCGCCGTCACCATCCAAAAAAACGCGGTGGAAAGTAAATCTTCCGTTTCCTGCGAGTCCCTGATGCTCGACAGCCGTTCCCGCTCTGACACCATTCCGGCAATGGATATCCGCAATGATGACTCGGATGTCGGACACGAGGCAAAAATCGGCCGTATCAGCGATGATGCAGTGTTTTATCTGATGAGCCGCGGTATTAGTGAAGAGGATGCCCGTGCTATGATCGTCAGCGGCTTTGCAGAGCCAATTGCAAAAGAGCTGCCGGTAGAGTATGCGGTCGAGATGAACAACCTCATTAAACTGGAAATGGACAATAAACTTTGA
- a CDS encoding SufD family Fe-S cluster assembly protein: MEQQLKNINTLPALTWNWLDVNCASFLAQRPQQVKPVQMAPEFAEIETGMGAQAADFAAQYCTDCHVVDVPENTEDKEEKTFQYVLSAEKPVVDVNLIHARKGSKVTVLESYTAGDDTPCFHGGLTKILADEGAQVRLVQVQLLSGNSRHFNDVGIKLGDNAHVEVVQAELGAARAFSGCLVLLAGYRSSFNADTVYFGDEKRKLDLNYIARHTGRKTNSEMHAAGALLGQSDKVYRGTIDFIRGAAGSVGHEAEETLLFSPQARNRTVPLILCSEENVDGQHAATIGRINEARLFYLKSRGLTEAQAKQLIIEAQFAPVIGKVSDTALQAAVKDYLGRRMQLD; encoded by the coding sequence ATGGAACAGCAGCTTAAAAATATCAATACGCTTCCGGCGCTTACGTGGAACTGGCTTGATGTCAACTGCGCCTCATTTTTGGCGCAGCGCCCGCAGCAGGTAAAGCCTGTGCAGATGGCCCCGGAATTTGCAGAAATAGAGACTGGCATGGGTGCGCAGGCGGCCGACTTTGCCGCCCAGTATTGCACCGACTGCCATGTGGTAGATGTACCGGAAAATACAGAAGATAAAGAAGAAAAGACTTTTCAGTATGTGCTTTCTGCTGAAAAACCAGTCGTTGATGTCAATTTGATTCATGCCCGCAAAGGCAGCAAAGTGACTGTGCTCGAGTCCTACACAGCGGGCGATGATACGCCTTGCTTCCACGGCGGCCTGACCAAGATCTTGGCCGACGAGGGTGCTCAGGTGCGTTTGGTGCAGGTGCAGCTTTTAAGCGGAAACAGCCGTCATTTTAATGATGTTGGTATTAAGCTTGGCGACAACGCCCATGTTGAAGTGGTGCAGGCAGAGCTTGGCGCGGCACGCGCGTTTTCGGGCTGCCTTGTGCTTTTGGCCGGCTACCGCAGCAGCTTTAATGCAGACACCGTTTACTTTGGCGACGAAAAACGGAAATTGGATCTAAACTATATTGCGCGCCATACCGGCCGCAAAACAAACAGTGAAATGCACGCCGCTGGTGCCCTGCTGGGCCAGAGCGACAAAGTTTACCGCGGAACCATTGACTTCATCCGCGGCGCGGCAGGTTCGGTGGGACACGAGGCAGAGGAAACGCTGCTTTTCAGCCCGCAGGCCCGCAACCGCACAGTACCGCTGATTCTCTGCAGTGAAGAGAATGTAGACGGACAGCACGCGGCAACCATTGGCCGTATCAACGAAGCGCGCCTTTTCTACTTAAAGTCGCGCGGCCTGACCGAGGCGCAGGCAAAGCAGCTGATTATTGAGGCGCAGTTTGCGCCGGTTATCGGCAAAGTATCGGATACCGCCCTGCAGGCGGCCGTGAAAGATTACCTGGGAAGGAGAATGCAGCTTGACTGA
- a CDS encoding SufS family cysteine desulfurase: MIGQFPLLQKKQDGKRLVYLDSGATSQRPQAVLDAVDNFYKEANANPHRGVYTLGERATEAYESSRKEVAAFLHAKPEEVIFTRNATEALNLIAYTWGLQNLKRGDRVVVSILEHHSNLIPWQQVCRATGAELTFLYTGSDGVITQEEIEKKITKGVKLVACTHVSNVLGLVSPVQAISVRAHAVGAVFVLDAAQSAPHLPLDVTKLGADFLAFSGHKLYAPLGIGVLWGRQELLEAMPPFLTGGDMIESVREQDATWAPLPQKFEAGTQNAGGAVGLAAAIRWMQSIGFEEIARREQDVYQYAWQTLAKLPHITLLGTEKGQHSGAISFTVEGAHPHDVATILDADAVCVRAGHHCAQPLLHHLGLNACCRASFAVYNTRADVDALAESLMKVRKWLGYGA, from the coding sequence ATCATTGGGCAGTTTCCGCTTCTGCAAAAAAAGCAGGATGGCAAGCGGCTGGTCTACTTAGACAGCGGCGCGACTTCTCAGCGGCCGCAGGCTGTGTTGGATGCTGTAGACAATTTTTATAAAGAAGCCAATGCAAATCCGCACCGCGGGGTCTATACCCTGGGCGAGCGCGCAACAGAAGCCTATGAATCCTCCCGCAAAGAGGTCGCGGCGTTCCTGCATGCAAAGCCTGAGGAAGTCATCTTTACCCGCAATGCAACGGAAGCGCTTAACTTGATCGCCTACACATGGGGTTTGCAGAATTTAAAGCGCGGCGACCGGGTTGTGGTTTCTATTCTAGAGCATCACAGCAACCTGATTCCGTGGCAGCAGGTCTGCCGTGCGACAGGTGCAGAGCTTACATTCCTGTACACCGGCAGTGACGGCGTGATTACACAGGAAGAAATCGAAAAGAAAATTACTAAGGGTGTTAAATTAGTTGCCTGCACGCATGTTTCCAATGTACTGGGGCTTGTTTCGCCTGTACAAGCAATCAGTGTGCGCGCGCACGCGGTGGGCGCCGTGTTTGTGCTGGACGCTGCCCAAAGCGCGCCGCACCTGCCCCTGGATGTAACTAAACTTGGCGCCGATTTTCTGGCTTTTTCTGGGCATAAACTGTATGCACCGCTGGGTATCGGTGTTTTGTGGGGCCGGCAGGAACTGCTCGAAGCCATGCCGCCGTTTTTGACAGGCGGCGATATGATTGAGTCAGTGCGGGAGCAGGACGCCACTTGGGCGCCCCTGCCGCAGAAATTTGAGGCCGGCACACAAAACGCCGGCGGCGCGGTCGGTCTGGCTGCTGCAATTCGCTGGATGCAGTCCATCGGCTTTGAGGAAATTGCCCGCCGCGAACAGGACGTGTATCAATATGCCTGGCAGACACTGGCAAAACTTCCGCATATCACACTGCTCGGTACAGAAAAAGGACAGCACAGCGGTGCGATTTCCTTTACAGTAGAGGGTGCCCATCCACATGATGTTGCCACTATTTTGGACGCCGACGCGGTCTGCGTGCGCGCGGGGCACCACTGCGCACAGCCGCTGCTGCACCATTTGGGCCTGAATGCCTGCTGCCGTGCAAGCTTTGCCGTCTACAATACGCGCGCGGATGTTGACGCGCTGGCGGAAAGTTTAATGAAAGTTAGGAAGTGGTTAGGCTATGGGGCTTGA
- a CDS encoding SUF system NifU family Fe-S cluster assembly protein gives MGLEQIYTQIITENSRSTEHRYQVKDPTQVVEGVNPSCGDDITLQLRVKDGVIDDAAFLGDGCAISQASASIMIDLIKGKSLKEAQHLSELFLGMIKGTVTDDDQLDELEDAQAFRDISHMPARVKCAVLGWHTLQDAVKKADSGEKVKP, from the coding sequence ATGGGGCTTGAGCAGATTTATACACAGATTATTACAGAAAACAGCCGGTCTACCGAGCACCGCTATCAGGTAAAGGACCCGACCCAGGTGGTCGAGGGAGTCAACCCATCCTGCGGAGATGACATTACGCTGCAGCTGCGTGTAAAAGACGGCGTTATTGATGATGCTGCTTTTTTGGGTGATGGCTGCGCTATTTCACAGGCTTCCGCATCCATTATGATAGACCTGATTAAAGGGAAAAGCTTAAAAGAAGCACAGCATTTGTCAGAATTGTTCCTTGGCATGATTAAGGGCACTGTGACAGATGATGACCAGCTGGATGAACTGGAGGACGCACAGGCGTTCCGCGATATTTCGCACATGCCCGCGCGGGTAAAGTGTGCGGTTTTGGGCTGGCATACTCTGCAGGATGCTGTGAAAAAAGCAGACAGCGGAGAAAAGGTAAAACCGTAA
- the udk gene encoding uridine kinase has product MKQTPYVLGVAGGTGSGKTTLANNLLEAFPEEALILSHDYYYLPHADLSLEERKKLNYDHPNAFETDLMIRDVKKLCACQPIDRPVYSFVDHTRLSQTVHVEPKPLIILEGILLFENADLLNLMDMKVYVDTDADIRLIRRLERDVKERGRSLDSVISQYMHTVKPMHEQFVEPSKKKADIIIPEGGENQVALQMLIDRLDAVLHRSSDR; this is encoded by the coding sequence ATGAAGCAAACCCCGTATGTGCTTGGCGTGGCGGGTGGCACCGGCTCTGGCAAAACCACTTTGGCCAATAATCTGCTGGAGGCTTTTCCAGAAGAGGCGCTGATTCTTTCACATGACTATTACTATCTGCCGCATGCGGACCTGTCCCTGGAAGAACGCAAAAAACTGAATTACGACCACCCAAACGCGTTTGAAACCGACTTAATGATACGCGACGTAAAAAAGCTGTGTGCCTGTCAGCCGATTGACCGGCCGGTTTATTCGTTTGTCGACCATACGCGCTTGTCACAGACCGTGCACGTAGAGCCGAAGCCGCTGATTATTTTAGAGGGAATTCTGCTGTTTGAAAATGCAGATTTGCTGAACCTGATGGATATGAAAGTGTATGTCGACACCGACGCCGATATCCGCCTTATCCGCCGGCTGGAGCGCGACGTGAAAGAGCGCGGCCGCAGTTTGGATTCCGTTATTAGCCAATACATGCATACGGTAAAACCCATGCATGAGCAGTTTGTTGAACCAAGTAAGAAAAAAGCAGATATTATCATACCAGAGGGCGGCGAAAACCAGGTTGCCCTGCAGATGCTGATTGACCGGCTGGACGCGGTGCTGCACCGCTCTTCTGACCGGTAA
- a CDS encoding GH1 family beta-glucosidase codes for MPFPKDFVWGTATAAYQVEGAWNEDGRGPSIWDDFCHSVPGAVFGGQTGDTACDHYHHFREDVQLMKQMGIKAYRFSISWPRILPQGVGAVNEAGLRFYEDLVDELLKNGITPYATLFHWDYPTALSRRGGWLNPESPKWFAAYTRVIAERLGGKVKRFFTINEPQCFTGLGYITGEHAPGLHCSRKDTLQMAHNVLLAHGMAVKVLRETIPGVKVGYALAGGSFYPVTESAEDIEAARRATFAVSDGWCFSIGWWSDPVFLGHYPEEAVRSFGSDMPEVGPHDLEVISQPLDFYGQNIYNSVPVKAGGAAGWREVPQPAGHTRTAADWPVTPESLYWLPKFLYERYHKPILITENGMSCHDAVSLDGKVHDPNRVDFLYRYLKQLARCVAEGNDIRGYFHWSLLDNFEWSRGYDERFGLVYVNYQTQQRIPKDSFYAYQKLIADNGAGLF; via the coding sequence ATGCCGTTTCCAAAAGATTTTGTTTGGGGCACTGCCACAGCAGCCTATCAGGTAGAGGGCGCGTGGAATGAAGACGGGCGCGGGCCATCTATATGGGACGATTTCTGCCACAGTGTGCCGGGTGCGGTCTTTGGCGGGCAGACCGGCGACACAGCCTGCGACCATTACCACCATTTTCGGGAGGACGTTCAGCTGATGAAGCAGATGGGAATAAAAGCTTACCGCTTTTCCATCAGCTGGCCGCGCATACTGCCACAGGGGGTTGGGGCTGTTAATGAGGCGGGCCTCCGCTTTTACGAAGACCTTGTGGACGAACTGCTGAAAAATGGCATTACGCCCTATGCCACACTATTTCACTGGGATTACCCGACAGCGCTGTCGCGCCGGGGCGGATGGCTTAATCCGGAAAGTCCAAAGTGGTTTGCCGCGTATACCCGTGTCATTGCCGAGCGGCTGGGTGGAAAAGTAAAGCGTTTCTTTACAATCAATGAGCCACAGTGCTTTACCGGCCTTGGCTATATTACGGGGGAGCATGCTCCGGGACTTCATTGCAGCCGAAAAGATACGCTGCAAATGGCGCACAATGTGCTGCTGGCACACGGCATGGCAGTAAAAGTGCTGCGCGAAACCATTCCCGGGGTCAAGGTCGGCTATGCGCTGGCTGGCGGCAGCTTTTACCCTGTGACAGAGAGCGCCGAAGATATTGAGGCGGCGCGGCGGGCAACTTTTGCGGTGTCGGACGGCTGGTGTTTTTCTATTGGCTGGTGGAGTGACCCGGTGTTTTTGGGTCATTACCCCGAAGAGGCGGTGCGCTCTTTTGGCAGCGATATGCCGGAAGTGGGGCCGCATGATCTGGAAGTAATTTCGCAGCCGCTCGATTTTTACGGCCAGAATATCTACAACTCTGTGCCGGTAAAGGCTGGCGGGGCTGCCGGCTGGCGGGAGGTGCCGCAGCCGGCCGGCCATACGCGTACGGCTGCCGACTGGCCGGTGACGCCGGAGAGCCTTTATTGGCTGCCCAAATTCCTATATGAACGTTATCATAAGCCGATTCTCATTACAGAGAACGGCATGTCCTGCCACGATGCGGTTTCTCTGGACGGCAAAGTGCATGACCCCAACCGTGTGGATTTTCTGTACCGTTATTTAAAGCAGCTTGCGCGCTGTGTGGCAGAGGGAAATGATATCCGCGGCTACTTCCACTGGAGTCTGCTGGATAATTTCGAGTGGTCGCGCGGCTATGATGAGCGCTTTGGCCTTGTCTATGTCAATTACCAGACGCAGCAGCGCATTCCCAAAGACAGTTTTTATGCCTATCAAAAGCTGATTGCCGACAACGGCGCCGGCTTATTCTAA
- a CDS encoding ROK family protein, whose protein sequence is MMQKSYANFSGIRLGIDIGGTGIKAGAVSSDHQILGRAVVPTCTQRPWQAVVQDTAKAARLALKDAGADESQCLSVGIGCPGIISAKTGTVIYSNNLGWKDVPLIKTLEKTFSLPLFVSNDANCAVLGEACAGAAKGCRNVVLLTLGTGIGSGILTDGRLLEGGGPGGAEFGHTLLVMDGEPCTCGRRGCFESYASASALIRQAKRAAEKYPESLLATLCKRDLARMNGHIPFLAARRGDPTGLQVVQQYTTYLAAGIANAVNIFRPEAVLLSGGISKEGTYLTNPLEKLVAKEVFGRSASFLPKIRTAALGNNAGIIGAANLASVRNSKF, encoded by the coding sequence ATGATGCAGAAATCATACGCGAATTTTTCCGGCATTCGCCTGGGAATTGACATCGGCGGCACCGGCATTAAAGCCGGAGCAGTCAGCAGCGACCATCAAATTCTCGGCCGGGCTGTGGTTCCCACTTGCACACAAAGGCCATGGCAGGCAGTTGTGCAGGATACGGCAAAAGCTGCCCGACTTGCCTTAAAGGATGCCGGCGCCGACGAAAGCCAGTGCCTCTCGGTCGGAATCGGCTGCCCGGGCATCATCAGTGCAAAAACCGGCACCGTCATTTACTCCAACAACCTGGGATGGAAAGACGTTCCACTTATCAAGACACTCGAAAAGACTTTTTCGCTCCCACTTTTTGTCAGCAACGATGCAAACTGCGCCGTGCTGGGAGAAGCCTGCGCAGGTGCGGCAAAAGGCTGCCGAAATGTCGTGCTGCTCACCCTTGGCACCGGTATCGGCAGCGGAATCTTAACAGACGGCAGACTGCTGGAGGGCGGCGGACCCGGCGGTGCAGAATTCGGCCACACCCTGCTGGTAATGGATGGTGAACCCTGCACCTGCGGGCGGCGCGGCTGTTTTGAAAGCTATGCTTCCGCGTCGGCGCTGATTCGGCAGGCAAAGCGCGCCGCCGAAAAGTACCCGGAGTCCCTGCTGGCCACTCTGTGCAAAAGGGACCTCGCACGTATGAACGGACACATTCCCTTCCTAGCGGCCCGGCGCGGCGACCCGACCGGGCTGCAGGTTGTGCAGCAGTACACCACATACTTGGCTGCAGGCATTGCCAACGCAGTCAACATCTTTCGCCCAGAAGCAGTTCTGCTCTCCGGCGGCATCAGCAAAGAGGGCACCTACCTGACAAATCCTTTGGAAAAACTGGTTGCCAAAGAAGTATTCGGCAGGTCCGCGTCTTTCCTGCCCAAAATTCGCACTGCAGCACTTGGCAACAACGCGGGCATCATCGGCGCGGCGAACCTCGCTTCCGTCAGAAATTCTAAATTCTAA
- a CDS encoding class I mannose-6-phosphate isomerase: protein MSIIKLNPACKSYLWGGQKLKTDYHKQFDGDILAETWELSCHPDGPSTVSNGPFTGKTLPEYLKAVPAAAGTNCARFQDFPVLIKLIDAKRDLSIQVHPDNAYALKNEGQFGKTEMWYVVDCEPGAFLYYGFQKNISKDEFRTRIQNGTLTEVLNAAPVKPGSVFFIESGTIHAIGKGIIIAEIQQNSNVTYRVFDYNRLGTDGKPRQLHVQKAVDVTRLTSPRTDYDFGGHLGCCNSFVTDLLQLNGSTLTARTDGSTFHSLLVTKGDGSVTCGTETMPFEQGDSLFLPADSGTYTVSGHCTIVRTTVPPAAE from the coding sequence ATGTCAATCATCAAATTAAATCCTGCCTGCAAATCTTACCTGTGGGGCGGCCAAAAGCTGAAAACAGATTACCATAAACAGTTTGACGGCGACATTCTCGCCGAAACATGGGAGCTTTCCTGCCACCCGGACGGCCCCAGCACAGTTTCCAACGGCCCCTTCACCGGCAAAACCCTGCCGGAATACCTGAAAGCTGTTCCGGCGGCGGCCGGCACAAACTGCGCCCGTTTTCAGGATTTTCCGGTCTTAATCAAACTGATTGACGCCAAACGCGACCTTTCCATTCAGGTACACCCCGACAACGCCTATGCCCTGAAAAACGAGGGACAGTTTGGCAAAACCGAAATGTGGTATGTGGTCGACTGTGAGCCGGGTGCTTTTCTGTACTACGGCTTTCAAAAGAATATCAGTAAAGACGAATTCCGCACCCGTATCCAAAACGGCACCCTGACAGAAGTGCTCAATGCCGCGCCGGTAAAGCCCGGCAGTGTTTTCTTTATTGAGTCCGGCACCATCCATGCCATTGGCAAGGGTATTATCATTGCAGAAATTCAGCAAAACTCTAATGTGACCTACCGCGTGTTTGACTACAACCGCCTTGGCACGGATGGCAAGCCCCGCCAGCTGCATGTACAAAAGGCGGTGGATGTCACCCGGCTGACATCGCCCCGCACCGATTACGACTTTGGCGGGCATCTGGGCTGCTGCAATTCCTTTGTAACCGACCTGCTGCAGCTAAACGGCTCTACGCTGACTGCACGTACAGACGGCAGCACTTTTCACTCTCTTTTGGTTACAAAGGGAGACGGCAGCGTCACCTGCGGTACAGAAACAATGCCGTTTGAGCAGGGCGACAGTCTCTTTTTGCCGGCAGACAGCGGCACTTATACGGTCAGCGGCCACTGCACTATCGTGCGCACCACCGTTCCGCCCGCTGCAGAATAA
- a CDS encoding phospho-sugar mutase, which produces METIYAQWTALAAEDPDIAAELAEVKNQPAEIEDRFYRDLAFGTGGLRGVIGAGTNRMNIYTVRRATRGIAKWLAGQTEKRAVISYDSRIKSRRFAEEAARTFAACGIETYLFPQLMPTPALSFAVRKLHCGAGVMITASHNPAKYNGYKAYGPDGCQITTRAAKEITACIQSFGYFDPLPQDSAETVQEVSQSLFEDFYSAVLAQRLETKVPAPLKLVYSPLNGTGLVPVTTVLKRAGYQDITVVPSQEKPDGNFPTCPYPNPEIPEALAEGIKLCRETKADLLLATDPDCDRMGIAIRKGSDYVLLSGNEVGVLLLDYVCRRRIALGRMPEKPVAVKTIVTTEMAVKVAKHYGVELRNVLTGFKYIGEQIGLLEKDGEVSRYIFGFEESYGYLSGAHVRDKDAVNACLLLCDMAADYQAKGMSLIDAMEALYKTYGFYKNSLDSFAFEGEAGFHIMQDFMVYLRKNPPKDVCGHKIVLVKDYLHTPGKPVQFPALPSSDVLQYVLDDDTCLTIRPSGTEPKLKLYCAAVGKTAAAASAACEACRKVVSKIINDFGKARA; this is translated from the coding sequence ATGGAAACAATCTATGCACAGTGGACAGCACTGGCAGCAGAAGACCCGGATATCGCCGCAGAACTCGCCGAGGTAAAAAATCAGCCGGCCGAAATAGAGGACCGCTTTTACCGTGACCTTGCCTTTGGCACAGGCGGCCTGCGTGGGGTTATCGGCGCCGGCACAAACCGCATGAACATCTACACCGTACGCCGCGCGACCCGCGGCATTGCCAAGTGGCTTGCAGGGCAGACAGAAAAGCGCGCTGTTATTTCTTACGACAGCCGTATCAAGTCGCGCCGCTTTGCTGAAGAAGCCGCCCGCACCTTTGCCGCCTGCGGCATAGAGACCTATCTTTTCCCGCAGCTGATGCCAACCCCGGCCCTTTCCTTTGCCGTACGTAAACTGCACTGCGGTGCCGGCGTCATGATTACCGCGAGCCACAACCCCGCAAAATACAACGGCTACAAAGCCTATGGCCCAGATGGCTGCCAAATTACCACCCGCGCTGCAAAAGAAATCACCGCCTGCATTCAGTCGTTCGGCTACTTTGACCCACTGCCACAGGACAGCGCCGAAACGGTACAGGAAGTTTCCCAAAGCCTATTTGAAGATTTTTACAGTGCTGTACTGGCACAGCGCCTGGAAACCAAAGTGCCTGCCCCGCTCAAGCTGGTGTATTCCCCGCTTAACGGCACCGGCCTTGTCCCGGTAACGACCGTGCTGAAGCGTGCCGGATATCAGGATATCACCGTTGTGCCCAGTCAGGAAAAGCCGGATGGCAACTTCCCGACCTGCCCGTATCCAAACCCGGAAATTCCAGAGGCACTGGCCGAGGGCATCAAGCTCTGCCGCGAAACCAAAGCCGACCTGCTTCTGGCAACAGACCCGGACTGTGACCGCATGGGCATTGCCATACGCAAAGGCAGCGACTATGTGCTGCTTTCCGGCAATGAAGTAGGCGTGCTGCTGCTCGACTATGTCTGCCGCCGCCGTATCGCCCTTGGCCGCATGCCGGAAAAACCGGTCGCGGTCAAAACGATTGTTACCACCGAAATGGCCGTAAAAGTCGCCAAACATTACGGTGTTGAGCTGCGCAATGTGCTGACCGGCTTTAAGTATATCGGCGAGCAAATCGGTCTTTTGGAAAAAGACGGTGAAGTCAGCCGGTACATCTTTGGCTTTGAAGAAAGCTACGGCTACCTGTCCGGCGCGCATGTGCGCGATAAAGACGCCGTAAATGCCTGCCTGCTGCTGTGCGATATGGCAGCAGATTACCAGGCAAAGGGTATGTCTTTAATTGATGCCATGGAGGCCCTTTACAAGACCTACGGATTTTACAAAAACAGTCTGGATTCCTTTGCATTTGAGGGCGAAGCCGGTTTCCATATTATGCAGGATTTCATGGTATATCTGCGCAAAAATCCGCCGAAAGATGTCTGCGGACACAAAATTGTGCTGGTAAAAGATTACCTGCACACGCCCGGCAAGCCGGTGCAATTCCCCGCGCTGCCAAGCAGCGACGTACTGCAGTATGTACTGGATGACGACACCTGCCTAACGATTCGTCCTTCCGGTACAGAACCAAAACTCAAACTGTATTGTGCGGCCGTCGGCAAGACAGCGGCAGCTGCCTCTGCCGCTTGTGAAGCCTGCCGCAAAGTAGTATCGAAAATAATCAATGACTTTGGGAAAGCGAGGGCGTAA